From Penaeus monodon isolate SGIC_2016 chromosome 6, NSTDA_Pmon_1, whole genome shotgun sequence, the proteins below share one genomic window:
- the LOC119574478 gene encoding FMRFamide-related neuropeptides-like, with protein MSVQARVVLAVALVLVVLAVFTEPVSAGYRKPPFNGSIFGKRSGGDAVYEPSKALASACQIAVEACSGWFPGPEKK; from the exons ATGTCCGTTCAAGCCCGAGTCGTGCTGGCCGTCGCCCTCGTCCTCGTCGTGCTGGCCGTGTTCACCGAGCCCGTGTCCGCCGGCTACAGGAAACCCCCCTTCAATGGGTCCATCTTCGGCAAGCGCTCCGGTGGAGATGCTG TCTACGAACCCAGCAAGGCCCTTGCCTCTGCCTGCCAGATCGCTGTCGAGGCCTGTTCTGGCTGGTTCCCCGGACCCGAAAAGAAGTGA